Proteins encoded within one genomic window of Microbacterium sp. zg-B185:
- a CDS encoding YciI family protein: MRYMMIMQVQPDAAARAAQDLDMEQVVAVMGAYNEELQRAGVFLTAEGLSDAADGFRVDFSTTPPVVTDGPYAEAREVFTGFWILEVASREEAEHWAKKCPLGPGVSLEVRRVNEFADVDLPEDNEWLQKAQEWRAAQP, translated from the coding sequence ATGCGATACATGATGATCATGCAGGTCCAGCCCGACGCCGCCGCCCGCGCCGCCCAGGACCTGGACATGGAGCAGGTGGTCGCCGTCATGGGCGCCTACAACGAAGAGCTCCAGAGGGCCGGGGTGTTCCTGACCGCCGAAGGACTCAGCGACGCCGCGGATGGGTTCCGCGTCGACTTCTCAACGACCCCGCCGGTCGTCACCGACGGCCCCTACGCCGAGGCGCGGGAGGTCTTCACCGGATTCTGGATCCTCGAGGTCGCCAGCCGGGAGGAGGCCGAGCACTGGGCCAAGAAGTGCCCGCTCGGACCGGGTGTCAGCCTTGAGGTGCGCCGGGTGAACGAGTTCGCCGACGTCGATCTGCCCGAAGACAACGAGTGGCTGCAGAAGGCGCAGGAGTGGCGCGCGGCCCAGCCGTGA
- a CDS encoding methyltransferase, with product MLAEPDPLLCRALASDLNDAGFTSDALRAAWGAVADTAIARGLRGPADRQLGARADPLAVLGRLLVLGMPQPAASVRLALPRTGPDGLARLGLVRREGDVVRPRAIIRPQAYADDRGSGQWWIASDLDEAALGGPLPEDHVLGVGGASLSLAGLQLPTPVARGLDVGTGCGIQALRARRDVAEVVATDVSEAALRFTRLNALLNDVSGIRTRSGSLFEPVAGERFDRIVSNPPFVITPRVAGVPAYEYRDGGMQGDDLVAAVVGGVGAHLEPGGVAQLLGNWESRDGATGLDRVRAWVEASAVPLDAWIVEREALDPLSYAELWIRDGGTVPGTPAFAALVDAWLDDFAARGVTEVGFGYVLLRRPVAGDPTLARYERIPQALDPRTALGSHYADALAAHDRLVRLDDDGLAAAVLVVASDVTEARHHLPGVESPSVLELRQGAGFARTVPVDPGLAALVGASDGDLPVGVLVDAIASLLEVDADELRSELLPAVRELLFTGFLRFGD from the coding sequence GTGCTTGCCGAACCCGATCCGCTGTTGTGCCGCGCCCTGGCGTCCGATCTGAATGATGCCGGATTCACCTCCGACGCCCTGCGCGCGGCCTGGGGTGCGGTGGCGGACACCGCGATCGCCCGCGGCCTGCGCGGTCCGGCCGATCGGCAGCTCGGGGCGCGCGCCGATCCTCTCGCCGTCCTGGGCCGACTGCTCGTGCTCGGGATGCCGCAGCCGGCCGCGTCCGTGCGCCTGGCGCTGCCGCGCACCGGGCCGGACGGGCTGGCCCGGCTCGGACTGGTCCGGCGGGAGGGCGACGTGGTGCGGCCGCGCGCGATCATCCGACCGCAGGCCTACGCCGACGATCGCGGATCGGGGCAATGGTGGATCGCCAGCGACTTGGACGAGGCCGCGCTCGGCGGCCCGCTGCCGGAGGATCACGTGCTCGGCGTCGGCGGGGCATCCCTCTCCCTGGCCGGCCTTCAGCTGCCCACCCCGGTCGCCCGCGGCCTGGACGTCGGCACCGGATGCGGCATCCAGGCGCTGCGCGCCCGTCGCGACGTGGCCGAGGTCGTCGCGACCGACGTGTCCGAGGCCGCCCTGCGGTTCACCCGCCTGAACGCGCTGCTCAACGACGTCTCCGGCATCCGGACGCGCAGCGGTTCCCTCTTCGAACCGGTTGCGGGGGAACGCTTCGACCGGATCGTGTCGAATCCGCCGTTCGTGATCACCCCCCGTGTCGCCGGCGTTCCGGCGTACGAGTACCGCGACGGCGGAATGCAGGGCGATGACCTGGTGGCCGCAGTCGTCGGCGGCGTGGGCGCGCACCTGGAGCCGGGCGGTGTCGCTCAGCTGCTGGGCAATTGGGAGAGCCGGGACGGCGCGACCGGCCTGGATCGCGTCCGAGCCTGGGTGGAGGCTTCCGCTGTGCCGCTGGATGCCTGGATCGTGGAGCGCGAGGCGCTTGACCCGCTCTCGTACGCGGAGCTGTGGATCCGAGACGGAGGCACGGTGCCGGGCACGCCGGCGTTCGCGGCGCTCGTGGACGCCTGGCTGGACGACTTCGCCGCACGCGGGGTGACCGAGGTCGGCTTCGGGTACGTCCTGCTCCGGCGTCCGGTGGCGGGCGATCCGACGCTGGCCCGGTACGAGCGGATCCCGCAGGCGCTCGACCCGCGCACGGCGCTCGGCTCGCACTACGCCGACGCGCTGGCTGCCCATGACCGGCTGGTGCGCCTGGACGACGACGGGCTCGCCGCAGCGGTGCTGGTCGTCGCCTCGGATGTCACCGAAGCGCGCCATCACCTTCCCGGCGTCGAGTCGCCGAGCGTCCTGGAGCTGCGGCAGGGCGCCGGTTTCGCGCGGACCGTGCCGGTGGATCCCGGCCTGGCCGCCCTGGTCGGCGCCTCCGACGGCGACCTGCCCGTAGGCGTGCTGGTGGACGCGATCGCATCCTTGCTCGAGGTGGACGCGGACGAGCTGCGCAGCGAGCTGCTCCCCGCGGTGCGCGAGCTGCTGTTCACGGGGTTCCTGCGCTTCGGTGACTAG
- a CDS encoding TMEM175 family protein, with product MSAETSHAPRQPLTAERLKSFTDAVVAIAMTLLILPLMESIGDASDDGMSAGTWLVGEWPQLFSFVLSFVLTAIFWIIHHRLFDRVQHVTVPLLWLSLAWMLTIVWLPVATAVVGQLGIDPVQKVLYIGTLLATSLVLLATRIYIRRRPELHAIAEDHQRAGMIGAVTMSTLFAAALVLAVTVPAIGYWSLFLVLLTSPVSAWLAGTRR from the coding sequence GTGAGCGCCGAGACCAGTCATGCCCCGCGTCAGCCGTTGACGGCCGAGCGGCTGAAGAGCTTCACCGACGCGGTCGTGGCGATCGCGATGACCCTGCTGATCCTCCCGCTGATGGAGAGCATCGGCGACGCGTCCGACGACGGCATGTCGGCCGGCACCTGGTTGGTCGGCGAATGGCCGCAGCTGTTCAGTTTCGTGCTCAGCTTCGTGCTGACCGCGATCTTCTGGATCATCCATCACCGCCTGTTCGACCGGGTTCAGCACGTCACGGTCCCGCTGCTGTGGCTGTCGCTGGCGTGGATGCTCACGATCGTCTGGCTGCCGGTGGCGACGGCGGTCGTCGGCCAGTTGGGGATCGACCCGGTTCAGAAGGTGCTGTACATCGGCACGCTGCTGGCGACGAGCCTCGTCCTGCTCGCCACGCGGATCTACATCCGTCGTCGGCCGGAACTGCACGCCATCGCGGAGGACCACCAGCGCGCCGGCATGATCGGGGCCGTGACGATGTCGACGCTGTTCGCCGCGGCGCTCGTGCTGGCGGTCACCGTTCCGGCGATCGGCTACTGGTCGCTGTTCCTGGTGCTGCTGACCAGCCCGGTCAGCGCATGGCTGGCGGGCACGCGCCGCTGA
- a CDS encoding tryptophan synthase subunit alpha gives MATHDEGPRRRASLELLRAEASDELSVLVHERLRAGEDPWEFMEDLPTVDELVVLILRAENIAANGGARPNAARHYRVLRQIALDYPPLTTAVWRLIGDGGSHRVWDAAVRADAS, from the coding sequence ATGGCGACGCACGATGAGGGCCCGCGTCGGCGGGCAAGTCTCGAGCTTCTCCGGGCCGAGGCATCCGACGAACTCTCCGTCCTGGTGCACGAGCGCCTGCGCGCCGGCGAGGATCCGTGGGAGTTCATGGAGGATCTGCCGACCGTCGACGAGCTGGTCGTGCTCATCCTGCGCGCCGAGAACATCGCCGCGAACGGGGGTGCCCGCCCCAACGCCGCACGTCACTACCGTGTCCTGCGGCAGATCGCGTTGGATTATCCGCCACTGACCACGGCGGTGTGGCGGCTGATCGGCGACGGCGGCTCGCATCGCGTGTGGGATGCCGCAGTGCGAGCCGACGCGTCCTGA
- the trxA gene encoding thioredoxin — MTAKATTSATFEQDVLQAEGPVLVDFWAEWCGPCRMVAPVLDEIQAANPDKITVLKLNVDENPDLALKYQITSIPAMKLFKNGQVETTIIGAKPKYAIEQDLAAYLA, encoded by the coding sequence ATGACCGCCAAGGCGACGACATCCGCGACCTTCGAGCAGGATGTCCTGCAGGCCGAAGGTCCCGTGCTCGTGGACTTCTGGGCAGAGTGGTGCGGGCCGTGTCGCATGGTCGCGCCCGTGCTCGACGAGATCCAGGCAGCCAACCCTGACAAGATCACGGTGCTGAAGCTGAACGTCGACGAGAACCCCGACCTCGCCCTGAAGTACCAGATCACCTCCATCCCGGCGATGAAGCTCTTCAAGAACGGTCAGGTCGAGACCACCATCATCGGTGCCAAGCCGAAGTACGCGATCGAGCAGGACCTCGCGGCGTACCTCGCCTGA
- the rpsF gene encoding 30S ribosomal protein S6: MTHQYELMVIFQPEIDERMVAPSLDKFLKVITADGGSIDNVDIWGRRRLAYEIQKKTEGVYAVVSFTATSAATQELDRQLGLSEQIMRTKVLRAEEAIAMIASEKQRADEKAARKAARPAKPVKQDA; the protein is encoded by the coding sequence GTGACGCACCAGTACGAACTCATGGTCATCTTCCAGCCCGAGATCGACGAGCGCATGGTCGCTCCGAGTCTCGACAAGTTCCTGAAGGTCATCACCGCAGACGGTGGCTCGATCGACAACGTCGACATTTGGGGTCGCCGTCGTCTCGCGTATGAGATCCAGAAGAAGACCGAAGGCGTCTACGCCGTCGTCAGCTTCACCGCGACGAGCGCAGCCACGCAGGAACTCGACCGTCAGCTGGGCCTGAGTGAGCAGATCATGCGCACCAAGGTCCTCCGCGCCGAGGAAGCGATCGCGATGATCGCCTCCGAGAAGCAGCGCGCCGACGAGAAGGCGGCCCGCAAGGCGGCGCGCCCGGCGAAGCCCGTCAAGCAGGACGCGTAG
- a CDS encoding CCA tRNA nucleotidyltransferase, with the protein MLNMADGVARLGALAESPVVAALGAAFADAGHELSIVGGPVRDALLGRRTHDLDFTTDARADEILRIIKPISTAQWDVGREFGTIGARVRDPSRGVVEQVEVTTYRADSYDGVTRKPTVEFGDTLEGDLARRDFTVNAMALRIPGRTLVDPTGGVEDLLARRLRTPADPQVSFGDDPLRMLRAARFSAQLGFDVDPATVEAMAQLRETLSIVSPERIQGELVRLLQTDDPVRGIRLLVETGLMDQFLPEVPALRLEIDEHHHHKDVYEHSLTVLRQTIDLERARTPDADPDVLLRLAALLHDIGKPATRRLEAGGGVTFHHHDLKGARLARKRLQALRFDSDTIGSVTQLIEQHLRFFGYAEGAWTDSAVRRYVRDAGPELERLHILTRADVTTRNKRKAGRLAGAYDDIERRISELAEQEELNAMRPALDGNRIQEVLGIRPGPQVGMAYRYLLDLRLDEGVLDEGAAEQRLRAWWAEQD; encoded by the coding sequence ATGCTCAACATGGCCGATGGTGTGGCGCGCCTGGGTGCGCTCGCCGAGTCGCCGGTCGTCGCGGCGCTCGGAGCGGCGTTCGCGGACGCCGGTCATGAGCTTTCCATCGTGGGCGGGCCGGTCCGGGACGCCCTGCTGGGCCGCCGGACGCACGACCTCGACTTCACCACGGATGCGCGCGCCGACGAGATCCTCCGGATCATCAAGCCGATCAGCACCGCGCAGTGGGACGTCGGCCGCGAGTTCGGCACCATCGGTGCACGCGTCCGCGACCCGAGCAGGGGCGTCGTCGAGCAGGTGGAAGTCACCACTTACCGCGCGGACAGCTACGACGGGGTCACCCGCAAGCCCACCGTCGAGTTCGGCGACACGCTGGAGGGCGACCTCGCCCGCCGCGACTTCACCGTCAACGCGATGGCATTGCGCATCCCCGGGCGCACGCTCGTCGACCCGACCGGCGGTGTCGAGGATCTCCTGGCCCGCCGCCTGCGCACGCCCGCCGACCCGCAGGTCAGCTTCGGGGACGATCCGCTGCGCATGCTCCGCGCCGCGCGCTTCTCCGCGCAACTCGGATTCGACGTGGACCCGGCCACGGTCGAGGCGATGGCGCAGCTGCGCGAGACGCTGTCCATCGTCAGCCCGGAGCGCATCCAAGGCGAGTTGGTGCGGCTGCTGCAGACCGACGACCCGGTGCGCGGAATCCGCCTGCTGGTCGAGACCGGGCTGATGGACCAGTTCCTGCCCGAGGTGCCCGCGCTTCGCCTGGAGATCGACGAGCACCACCACCACAAGGACGTCTACGAGCACTCGCTGACGGTGCTGCGCCAGACGATCGACCTCGAGCGGGCGCGCACTCCGGATGCCGATCCCGATGTGCTGCTGCGGCTGGCGGCGCTGCTGCACGACATCGGCAAACCCGCGACCCGGCGCCTCGAGGCCGGGGGTGGCGTGACCTTCCACCACCACGATCTGAAGGGCGCGCGCCTGGCCCGCAAGCGCTTGCAGGCGCTGCGGTTCGACTCCGACACGATCGGCTCGGTCACCCAGCTGATCGAGCAGCACCTGCGCTTCTTCGGATACGCCGAAGGCGCCTGGACCGACTCCGCGGTGCGGCGGTACGTCCGCGATGCCGGGCCGGAACTCGAACGGCTGCACATCCTGACTCGCGCCGACGTGACCACGCGCAACAAGCGCAAGGCCGGGCGGCTGGCAGGAGCCTACGACGACATCGAGCGGCGCATCTCCGAGCTCGCCGAGCAGGAAGAGCTCAACGCGATGCGCCCGGCGCTGGACGGCAATCGCATCCAGGAGGTGCTCGGGATCCGTCCCGGACCCCAGGTGGGCATGGCGTACCGGTACCTGCTGGATCTACGGCTGGACGAAGGCGTCCTGGACGAGGGCGCAGCCGAACAGCGCTTGCGCGCGTGGTGGGCCGAGCAGGACTGA
- the trxB gene encoding thioredoxin-disulfide reductase, translated as MRQVIIIGSGPAGFTAAIYAARANLEPLVVASSVEVGGELMNTTDVENFPGFPDGIQGPELMTKMQAQAERFGAEILYDDVIELDLAGPVKTVKLGSGAVHQASSVIFATGSAYRKLGLPGEERLSGRGVSWCATCDGFFFRDRTIAVVGGGDSAMEEATFLTRFASKVYVIHRKDSLRASKIMQERAFANDKIEFVWNTEVADILGEDAVNGVLLRSTVDGSTRELPLDGLFVAIGNDPRTHLVHGKLELTPEGTIWVHGRSSRTSEPGVFAAGDVIDPTYRQAVTAASSGTVAALDAEHFLAALEQTGDPQIAEDVEVATETPDPATDEAETGVPAA; from the coding sequence GTGCGTCAGGTAATCATCATCGGGTCAGGCCCGGCGGGCTTCACGGCTGCGATCTATGCGGCGCGTGCGAACCTGGAGCCGCTCGTCGTGGCCAGCTCGGTCGAGGTCGGCGGCGAACTCATGAACACCACGGACGTGGAGAACTTCCCCGGCTTCCCCGATGGCATTCAGGGTCCGGAGCTTATGACCAAGATGCAGGCCCAGGCCGAGCGCTTCGGCGCGGAGATCCTGTACGACGATGTCATCGAGCTGGATCTGGCCGGTCCCGTCAAGACCGTCAAGCTGGGCAGCGGTGCCGTCCACCAGGCGTCCTCGGTGATCTTCGCGACCGGCTCGGCGTACCGCAAGCTCGGCCTGCCGGGTGAGGAGCGTCTGTCCGGACGCGGAGTGTCGTGGTGCGCGACCTGCGACGGTTTCTTCTTCCGCGACCGCACCATCGCCGTGGTCGGCGGCGGTGACTCCGCGATGGAGGAGGCCACGTTCCTGACGCGCTTTGCGAGCAAGGTGTATGTGATTCACCGCAAGGACTCGCTCCGGGCCTCGAAGATCATGCAGGAGCGCGCCTTCGCGAACGACAAGATCGAGTTCGTGTGGAACACCGAGGTGGCCGACATCCTGGGTGAGGACGCCGTCAACGGTGTCCTGCTGCGCTCGACGGTGGACGGCTCGACGCGGGAGCTGCCGCTGGACGGACTCTTCGTGGCCATCGGCAACGACCCGCGCACGCACCTCGTGCACGGCAAGCTGGAGCTCACGCCCGAGGGCACGATCTGGGTGCACGGCCGCTCGTCCCGCACGTCGGAGCCCGGCGTGTTCGCGGCCGGCGACGTGATCGACCCCACGTATCGTCAGGCCGTCACCGCCGCATCCAGCGGCACCGTCGCGGCGCTGGATGCCGAGCACTTCCTGGCGGCCCTCGAACAGACCGGCGACCCGCAGATCGCAGAGGACGTGGAAGTCGCCACCGAGACGCCCGACCCCGCGACCGACGAAGCCGAGACCGGCGTCCCCGCAGCCTGA
- a CDS encoding DUF6049 family protein → MTVTSPPSGLSVLRRGFRARLRAAIAIAALSAIGLPLGTAAAVAAPPSPVSTSPSPSPTPQPPTGVVEFTLSPVANGIVRPGEGLAVSVTVQNGTDAATEAAAVTLSLGSTPLPDRAALSTWLNARTTDVELIPVGATTLEAVLPGAELINGILIAPGDPVLTARAPGVYPLSATYETPTGRVQSTSAMIVPAENPAAVGLGIVVPITAGASAEGILTAEDLTALTSAAGSLTSQLDAVDGTTAILAVDPAIPAAIRVLGAAAPTSALAWLARLETLPNSRFALQFGDADVAAQLQTGLARPLQPASLQAYIDPANFVPVANATPTPTPTPTPTPTPTGDPDAPAYPDTAELLGIGGARPGVYWPATGTATPEVVATLGSLVVDDRDALTLVPSTSTQAGATGATVPGRAIAGDADLLVYDADVSRALHDASVLEETALRGAPLTAATAFLSFATAEADGQPIVVTVDRDLDRSRVGLRTAITSATQAPGVTPMTLGGVATRLPAAVEVAAAAADQARVDAASALISGESQLNRFATILEDPTQITGPERAEILQLLGLAWLPETALWQEAVAAQYTATATTLDSVGILPPSPINLFSAGAPIPIWVRNDLPYPVEVVLYATPDDLRLEVATATEATAGAQSNTRVQVPVQARVGNGDVTVQLQLRSRTLEPIGAPQAVDVNVRADWEGVGIVILSVLVGGFILLGIVRTVLRLRSRRTRRAQAHEETS, encoded by the coding sequence ATGACCGTCACCTCCCCGCCCTCGGGACTCAGCGTCTTGCGACGCGGGTTCCGCGCACGCCTCCGCGCCGCCATCGCCATCGCCGCGCTGTCCGCGATCGGTCTGCCGCTGGGCACCGCGGCGGCGGTCGCCGCCCCGCCGAGCCCGGTATCGACCTCGCCGTCGCCCTCACCGACCCCCCAGCCGCCCACCGGGGTGGTCGAGTTCACACTCTCGCCCGTCGCCAACGGCATCGTGCGGCCGGGCGAGGGACTCGCGGTGTCGGTCACGGTGCAGAACGGGACGGATGCCGCCACCGAAGCGGCCGCCGTCACGCTGTCGCTGGGCTCCACGCCGTTGCCGGATCGGGCGGCGCTGAGCACCTGGCTGAACGCCCGCACCACCGACGTGGAACTGATCCCCGTGGGCGCGACGACGCTGGAGGCCGTGCTCCCGGGTGCAGAGCTGATCAACGGCATCCTCATCGCGCCGGGCGATCCGGTGCTCACCGCCCGCGCGCCGGGGGTATACCCGCTGTCTGCGACGTACGAGACGCCCACCGGTCGCGTGCAATCCACGAGCGCCATGATCGTACCGGCGGAGAACCCGGCAGCCGTCGGCCTGGGCATCGTCGTGCCCATCACAGCCGGCGCCAGCGCCGAAGGCATCCTGACCGCGGAGGATCTGACCGCGCTGACCTCCGCCGCCGGTTCGCTGACCAGTCAGCTGGACGCCGTCGACGGCACCACCGCCATCCTCGCCGTCGACCCGGCGATTCCCGCCGCCATCCGCGTCCTCGGCGCTGCCGCGCCGACCAGCGCGCTCGCATGGCTGGCTCGGCTCGAAACGCTGCCGAACTCCCGCTTCGCACTGCAGTTCGGCGACGCCGACGTCGCCGCCCAGCTGCAGACCGGTCTCGCGCGACCGCTGCAACCCGCCTCGCTGCAGGCCTACATCGACCCCGCGAACTTCGTCCCGGTCGCCAACGCAACGCCCACCCCGACCCCGACCCCGACGCCGACACCGACACCGACCGGCGATCCGGATGCGCCGGCCTACCCGGACACCGCGGAGCTGCTGGGCATCGGCGGGGCACGACCCGGGGTCTACTGGCCGGCCACCGGCACCGCGACGCCTGAGGTCGTGGCGACTCTGGGGTCGCTCGTGGTCGATGACCGGGACGCCCTCACACTGGTGCCCTCCACCTCCACCCAGGCCGGCGCGACGGGAGCGACGGTGCCGGGTCGCGCCATCGCCGGCGACGCCGACCTGCTCGTCTACGACGCCGATGTGTCCCGGGCACTGCACGACGCGTCCGTGCTGGAAGAGACCGCGCTGCGGGGCGCGCCGCTGACCGCGGCGACGGCGTTCCTCTCCTTCGCGACCGCGGAGGCTGACGGGCAGCCGATCGTCGTGACCGTGGACCGCGACCTCGATCGCTCCCGCGTCGGCCTGCGCACCGCGATCACCTCCGCCACCCAGGCTCCCGGGGTGACCCCGATGACTCTCGGCGGCGTCGCCACGAGACTCCCCGCGGCGGTGGAGGTCGCGGCCGCGGCCGCTGATCAGGCGCGGGTGGACGCGGCATCCGCGCTGATCTCCGGCGAGAGTCAGCTGAACCGCTTCGCCACGATCCTCGAGGACCCGACGCAGATCACCGGACCCGAGCGGGCCGAGATCCTGCAGCTTCTCGGCCTGGCGTGGCTGCCCGAGACCGCGCTGTGGCAGGAGGCCGTCGCGGCGCAGTACACGGCGACGGCGACCACCCTGGACAGCGTCGGCATCCTCCCGCCGAGTCCGATCAACCTCTTCAGTGCGGGGGCGCCGATCCCGATCTGGGTCCGCAACGACCTGCCGTACCCGGTCGAGGTGGTGCTCTACGCGACCCCGGATGATCTTCGCCTCGAAGTCGCCACGGCCACAGAGGCGACGGCGGGAGCGCAGAGCAACACGCGCGTGCAGGTGCCCGTACAGGCTCGCGTCGGCAACGGCGACGTCACGGTCCAACTGCAGCTGCGCAGCCGCACCCTGGAGCCCATCGGCGCTCCACAGGCGGTGGACGTGAACGTCCGAGCCGACTGGGAGGGCGTGGGCATCGTCATCCTGTCGGTGCTCGTCGGCGGGTTCATCCTGCTCGGCATCGTGCGCACCGTGCTGCGGCTGCGTTCGCGTCGCACGCGACGTGCGCAGGCGCACGAGGAGACCTCATGA
- a CDS encoding single-stranded DNA-binding protein — MAGETIITVVGNLTADPELRYTQGGLPVANFTIASTPRNFDRQANEWKDGEALFLRASVWREFAEHVAGSLTKGSRVIATGRLKQRSYETKEGEKRTSIELEVDEIGPSLRYATAQVTRAASTGGGQQSRGQVSNEPWSTPGTPAAPAAGAAAGGGDSWAAPGAYGDDTPF; from the coding sequence ATGGCCGGCGAGACGATCATCACCGTCGTGGGAAACCTCACGGCCGATCCCGAGCTGCGCTACACGCAGGGCGGACTCCCCGTCGCGAACTTCACGATCGCGTCGACGCCGCGCAACTTCGACCGTCAGGCGAACGAGTGGAAGGACGGCGAAGCGCTGTTCCTCCGCGCGTCGGTCTGGCGCGAGTTCGCCGAGCACGTCGCAGGATCGCTCACGAAGGGTTCCCGTGTCATCGCGACCGGCCGCCTGAAGCAGCGTTCCTACGAGACGAAGGAAGGCGAGAAGCGCACTTCCATCGAGCTCGAGGTCGACGAGATCGGTCCTTCGCTGCGTTATGCGACCGCGCAGGTCACGCGCGCAGCCTCCACGGGCGGCGGACAGCAGTCCCGCGGCCAGGTCTCCAACGAGCCGTGGTCGACCCCTGGCACCCCGGCCGCTCCGGCCGCCGGTGCCGCAGCGGGCGGCGGCGACTCGTGGGCCGCTCCTGGCGCCTACGGCGACGACACCCCGTTTTGA
- the murJ gene encoding murein biosynthesis integral membrane protein MurJ — translation MSGIGRASLLIGAGTIVSRLTGFLRAVVLVSAVGATTGAGNAFAIANQLPNNIYAVISTGLLTAVIVPQIVKAASHEDGGRAFVSKLFTLGTVVLLVVTALATLCAPWLVQLYAPGFPPAQQALATAFAYWCLPQILFYGLYALVGEALNARRVYGPFTWAPIVNNIVSIAGFLLFILLFGSDVAVAVWTPAMIALLAGTATLAIVVQAVILLMFWRRTGLHVRPDFRWRGVGLNQLGRLAGWTFLMVVAGQLAGLVQSRVLSEAAQDYPGVLVSQNAWLLFMLPYSIIVLSIGTPYFTQLSEHAAAGRDDDVRGDVGRSIRTLGVFIVIATAALAAAAVPASRIFTDSRDEAAAAAGVLLCFLVSLIPLAVLFVIQRTFYAYNDTRTPFFFTLLQCALVVVTALVASTLPVEFIAAGIALGQSFASIVQVILATWLLQRRLGGLRVGSWMLALGRFALAAVPAAAAGWLTFLLLGGTGGWTVSDKLLGALGAAVIGIVSLVVYVGFLALLRAPELGPAMRLARRVLPGGR, via the coding sequence ATGAGCGGCATCGGCCGGGCCAGCCTGCTCATCGGAGCCGGCACCATCGTGTCCCGGCTGACCGGGTTCCTGCGGGCGGTCGTGCTCGTCTCCGCGGTCGGTGCCACCACCGGCGCCGGAAACGCCTTCGCGATCGCGAACCAGTTGCCGAACAACATCTACGCGGTCATCTCGACCGGGTTGCTCACCGCCGTGATCGTGCCGCAGATCGTCAAGGCCGCAAGCCACGAGGACGGCGGACGTGCCTTCGTCTCCAAGCTGTTCACGCTGGGCACGGTGGTGCTGCTGGTGGTCACGGCGCTGGCCACGCTCTGCGCGCCCTGGCTCGTCCAGCTGTATGCGCCCGGGTTCCCGCCCGCCCAGCAGGCGCTGGCCACCGCGTTCGCCTACTGGTGCCTGCCGCAGATCCTGTTCTACGGTCTCTACGCGCTCGTCGGCGAGGCCCTGAACGCGCGCCGCGTCTACGGTCCGTTCACCTGGGCGCCGATCGTCAACAACATCGTCTCGATCGCCGGGTTCCTGCTGTTCATCCTGCTGTTCGGCTCCGATGTCGCCGTGGCGGTATGGACCCCTGCGATGATCGCCCTGCTGGCCGGCACCGCGACGCTCGCCATCGTGGTGCAGGCCGTCATCCTGCTCATGTTCTGGCGCCGCACCGGTCTGCACGTGCGTCCCGACTTCCGCTGGCGGGGCGTCGGCCTGAACCAGCTGGGCAGGCTCGCCGGCTGGACCTTCCTGATGGTCGTCGCCGGCCAGCTGGCCGGCCTGGTGCAGTCCCGGGTGCTGTCGGAGGCCGCGCAGGACTACCCGGGTGTGCTGGTCTCCCAGAACGCGTGGCTGCTGTTCATGCTCCCCTACTCGATCATCGTGCTCTCGATCGGGACCCCGTACTTCACCCAGCTCAGCGAGCACGCCGCCGCGGGTCGCGACGATGACGTCCGCGGCGACGTGGGCCGCAGCATCCGCACCCTCGGGGTGTTCATCGTGATCGCCACGGCCGCGCTGGCGGCCGCGGCCGTGCCGGCATCGCGCATCTTCACCGACAGTCGCGACGAAGCCGCCGCGGCGGCTGGGGTGCTGCTGTGCTTCCTGGTCAGCCTGATCCCGCTGGCCGTGCTGTTCGTCATACAGCGGACCTTCTACGCCTACAACGACACCCGGACCCCGTTCTTCTTCACGCTCCTGCAGTGCGCGCTGGTGGTGGTCACGGCCCTGGTCGCCTCGACCCTGCCGGTCGAGTTCATCGCCGCCGGCATCGCCCTGGGCCAGTCCTTCGCGAGCATCGTGCAGGTCATCCTGGCGACCTGGCTGCTGCAGCGGCGCCTGGGCGGACTGCGGGTCGGGTCCTGGATGCTGGCGCTGGGCAGGTTCGCGCTCGCGGCCGTCCCCGCCGCCGCCGCCGGGTGGCTCACGTTCCTCCTCCTGGGGGGCACCGGTGGCTGGACGGTCTCCGACAAGCTGCTCGGTGCACTCGGCGCCGCCGTGATCGGCATCGTGTCGCTGGTGGTCTACGTCGGCTTCCTCGCACTGCTGCGGGCACCGGAATTAGGGCCCGCGATGCGGCTGGCTCGCCGAGTGCTGCCCGGCGGCCGGTGA